A window of the Teredinibacter franksiae genome harbors these coding sequences:
- a CDS encoding DUF1287 domain-containing protein: protein MLNKTILAAIYLTLFSHSSNAQTFPEQLSLAAIERTQHTIVYDGRYRKIAYPGGDVEAGIGVCTDVIIRSYRKLGIDLQQLVHEDIRRHFTLYPSKRIWGQNKPDTNIDHRRVPNLQTFFTRNGQSLSLSNKPEDYLPGDLVTWMLPGNLPHIGIVANQNDSISGNPLIVHNIGSGPKMDDNLFSFTITGHYRFAPKELPNEQL from the coding sequence ATGCTCAATAAAACGATTCTGGCAGCTATTTACCTTACCCTGTTTAGCCATAGCAGCAACGCGCAAACTTTCCCTGAACAACTATCCCTAGCGGCCATCGAACGTACGCAACACACTATTGTGTACGATGGCCGTTATCGCAAAATCGCCTACCCCGGCGGCGATGTAGAGGCCGGCATAGGTGTTTGCACCGACGTTATTATTCGTAGTTACCGTAAACTTGGCATCGATTTACAGCAGCTCGTGCACGAAGATATACGCCGGCACTTTACGCTTTACCCCTCCAAACGAATATGGGGGCAGAATAAACCCGACACCAATATAGACCATCGCCGCGTACCCAATCTGCAAACTTTTTTTACCCGCAACGGTCAGTCACTTTCACTCAGCAACAAGCCCGAAGACTATCTGCCCGGAGATCTGGTAACCTGGATGCTACCCGGCAACCTTCCACATATTGGCATTGTGGCAAATCAAAACGACTCTATCAGCGGCAACCCGCTCATTGTTCATAATATTGGTAGCGGTCCTAAAATGGACGACAACCTATTCAGCTTCACCATCACCGGCCACTACCGTTTCGCACCAAAGGAATTACCTAATGAGCAACTATAG